From a region of the Neobacillus niacini genome:
- a CDS encoding alpha/beta hydrolase — protein sequence MKRVLIFGIMVFLLCSIFSNNKSVFASNSSGGDYAGYKPGVTVEADAASPTGYYATFIYEDKTKAATKVELYSDTFLHYTIEDGFTRPYKPEEYKAGMFPAGGNADTTYYVSMEKLGKNFWGVRVPLSSGAFVYNFRITNPDGTTTARLDDPNNPTLMNTATGIDSLSSMVYVPYNSKTMGTGEWLDRSVELPRKNKNGKVETVAYTGAAGDTRGLAVYLPHGYNENRNKSYKVLYLSHGNSGDKYGNELRWMNEGAVANIMDNLIADGTAEPFVVVTMNNQDFGWDYKKIEEDQFKYIMPYIESHYNVSDKPEGRAYAGLSMGGITTSRMYYHHADEFAYFGIWSAAATGDELNNIDTYSNLDKPSVMMGAGTWDFGLKPVQDLSKALDDRNIDHSYLEIPAAHDWEVWQLFYAEFVKDHLWKADQD from the coding sequence ATGAAAAGAGTTTTAATTTTTGGAATCATGGTTTTCTTGTTATGCTCGATTTTCAGCAACAATAAGTCTGTCTTTGCCTCAAATTCATCTGGTGGTGACTACGCTGGATATAAACCTGGTGTAACTGTGGAGGCGGATGCTGCTTCTCCGACCGGCTATTATGCAACGTTTATTTACGAGGATAAGACTAAAGCAGCAACAAAGGTTGAACTCTATAGTGACACATTCCTTCATTACACGATCGAAGATGGGTTTACTCGCCCATATAAACCGGAGGAGTATAAAGCAGGTATGTTCCCTGCTGGCGGTAATGCTGATACTACATATTATGTATCGATGGAAAAACTGGGCAAAAATTTCTGGGGAGTCAGAGTTCCTCTGTCTAGCGGGGCGTTTGTCTACAATTTCCGCATCACCAATCCGGATGGTACTACAACCGCAAGACTGGATGATCCTAACAATCCGACGCTAATGAATACTGCGACAGGTATTGATAGCCTGTCAAGCATGGTTTATGTTCCGTATAATTCGAAAACAATGGGAACGGGAGAGTGGCTGGATCGCTCGGTGGAGCTCCCCCGCAAAAATAAGAATGGCAAAGTGGAAACTGTAGCTTATACAGGAGCTGCCGGTGATACACGCGGGCTAGCTGTTTACCTGCCTCACGGATACAATGAAAATCGCAATAAATCATACAAGGTACTTTATCTGTCCCATGGCAATTCCGGCGATAAGTACGGCAATGAATTGCGCTGGATGAACGAGGGTGCAGTGGCTAATATTATGGATAATCTGATTGCAGATGGAACTGCTGAGCCCTTTGTTGTAGTCACCATGAATAATCAAGATTTTGGATGGGACTACAAAAAAATAGAAGAGGACCAGTTTAAATATATTATGCCTTATATTGAATCTCACTATAATGTATCTGATAAGCCTGAGGGTCGCGCTTACGCTGGTTTGTCGATGGGTGGAATAACCACCAGCCGGATGTATTACCACCATGCTGATGAGTTTGCTTATTTTGGTATTTGGAGTGCAGCTGCTACTGGAGATGAACTGAATAATATCGACACTTACAGCAATTTGGACAAACCTTCCGTAATGATGGGTGCTGGTACTTGGGATTTTGGGCTTAAACCTGTACAAGATTTAAGCAAGGCACTGGATGATAGGAATATCGACCACTCTTATCTTGAAATTCCTGCTGCACATGACTGGGAAGTTTGGCAGTTGTTCTATGCTGAATTTGTTAAGGATCATTTGTGGAAGGCTGATCAAGATTAA